From one Peredibacter starrii genomic stretch:
- a CDS encoding DUF2232 domain-containing protein — MNAQVMQTPQLSTGRLLLLGASSVILCISFIMAVFAPFPLALATILYGRVKGYLIGVAGLIISFLFALMVYRDLTLFGFYVGVFIFGLGIAEIVLRGVSPIKGMVTFGLSFILLVAAGFGFTLKSYNLTPSEFIIQQIEKSSDKIAEQKKAIEQSTDKEAVQVLQLLDRPDLLAKEMVDSFPSYFFMGVFIMLWFNMFLVLKSRRLLLSGNDYPHDERNLLNFKVPFGFVVLLVAGLVLAVWGNDLGIGSFSSLETVGMTIIKCLGIFYFFQGFGVLSDLLNFLGIMGFFRTLIVMIIILMANYLIAVAGLFDNWFDFRKYFVKRKTED, encoded by the coding sequence ATGAATGCTCAAGTGATGCAAACGCCACAACTTTCCACAGGTAGATTGCTCCTTTTAGGCGCATCTTCAGTGATTTTGTGTATTAGTTTCATCATGGCGGTGTTCGCTCCGTTTCCATTGGCCCTTGCCACAATTCTTTATGGAAGAGTGAAGGGGTATTTAATAGGTGTGGCCGGACTCATTATTAGTTTCCTGTTCGCCCTGATGGTTTACAGAGATTTGACGTTGTTTGGTTTTTACGTTGGCGTGTTTATTTTTGGACTTGGTATTGCTGAGATCGTCCTAAGAGGTGTTTCACCGATTAAGGGCATGGTTACTTTCGGACTAAGTTTTATTCTGTTAGTTGCCGCTGGTTTTGGTTTTACTTTGAAGTCTTATAATCTCACTCCTAGCGAATTTATCATTCAGCAGATTGAGAAAAGTTCGGATAAAATTGCCGAGCAGAAAAAGGCCATTGAACAAAGTACAGATAAAGAGGCCGTTCAAGTTCTTCAGTTATTAGATCGTCCAGATCTACTGGCAAAAGAAATGGTGGACTCTTTTCCAAGTTACTTCTTCATGGGTGTTTTTATCATGCTTTGGTTCAATATGTTCCTGGTTCTTAAAAGCCGCAGGCTTTTACTTTCTGGAAACGATTATCCGCATGACGAGAGAAACTTATTAAACTTTAAGGTTCCTTTCGGGTTCGTAGTTCTTCTTGTTGCAGGTCTGGTACTTGCGGTTTGGGGAAATGATCTTGGAATTGGATCTTTCAGCTCCCTTGAAACAGTGGGAATGACGATCATTAAGTGTCTTGGAATTTTTTATTTCTTCCAGGGCTTTGGTGTTCTAAGTGACCTGCTTAACTTCTTAGGGATTATGGGCTTCTTCCGTACGTTGATCGTGATGATTATCATCCTCATGGCAAACTACCTCATCGCAGTCGCCGGTTTATTTGATAATTGGTTTGATTTCAGAAAGTATTTTGTAAAACGTAAAACTGAAGATTAA
- a CDS encoding DUF3015 family protein, with protein sequence MKRILGSVLVMIGLIFPHLSQAVDRSSGCGLGRQIAPRKTLFSTSTAATTDGVSWPTQPSAMTSGTSGCAPHGLLIEASKREHFISTNIAAIKLESALGKGEHLAALGQFYGCGGSQEAFARTMKSNYYSVFKTSDAQTINQSITGLGCAL encoded by the coding sequence ATGAAAAGAATTTTAGGAAGTGTGCTGGTCATGATTGGCCTCATCTTCCCTCACCTTTCACAGGCCGTTGACCGCAGTTCAGGTTGTGGACTAGGAAGACAGATCGCCCCAAGAAAAACATTGTTCTCTACATCTACTGCTGCGACAACTGATGGTGTATCATGGCCGACTCAACCTTCGGCGATGACCTCTGGAACTTCGGGTTGCGCTCCTCACGGTTTATTAATCGAGGCCAGCAAAAGAGAACATTTCATCTCTACTAATATCGCAGCCATCAAACTTGAAAGTGCTTTGGGTAAAGGTGAACACCTGGCGGCCCTTGGACAATTTTATGGATGTGGTGGCAGTCAGGAAGCTTTCGCTCGCACGATGAAGTCAAACTATTACTCGGTCTTTAAAACATCAGATGCTCAGACGATTAATCAATCCATCACTGGCCTAGGATGTGCACTATGA
- the rplI gene encoding 50S ribosomal protein L9: MKVILTEKVKSLGTIGEIVNVSAGFARNFLFPQKLALLADDKNSNILKDKQKALAKKIAVERDAAVAIKKKLDGITVELIKKVGSNGRLFGAVTSLDIVKELEKAGVSVERRLLSFDGSIKSLGTYEVKAKLFNDVVATFNLKVAIDAAMAEQLKKEQAEAQKRNAEKKAKAEAAKAAAAAEAEAAANAE, from the coding sequence ATGAAAGTCATCCTTACAGAAAAGGTGAAGTCTCTAGGAACAATCGGTGAGATCGTTAACGTATCTGCCGGTTTCGCTCGTAACTTCCTATTCCCACAAAAGCTAGCTCTACTTGCTGACGATAAGAACTCAAACATTCTTAAAGATAAGCAAAAAGCTCTTGCTAAGAAAATTGCTGTTGAAAGAGATGCAGCTGTTGCAATCAAGAAAAAACTTGATGGTATCACTGTTGAACTTATCAAAAAAGTTGGATCTAACGGTCGCCTTTTCGGTGCTGTTACATCTCTAGACATCGTTAAAGAACTTGAAAAAGCTGGCGTATCTGTTGAGCGTCGTCTTCTTTCTTTCGATGGTTCGATCAAGTCTCTAGGGACTTACGAAGTTAAAGCTAAACTTTTCAACGACGTTGTAGCTACATTCAATCTTAAAGTTGCTATCGATGCTGCTATGGCAGAACAACTTAAGAAAGAACAAGCTGAAGCTCAAAAGCGTAACGCTGAGAAGAAAGCTAAAGCTGAAGCTGCTAAGGCCGCTGCTGCTGCTGAAGCAGAAGCTGCTGCAAACGCAGAGTAA
- the rpsF gene encoding 30S ribosomal protein S6, translating to MIYETAFVVRPDASEEVVASIKNSLAETFKEFGAEVLVNDSWGVKTFAQPTESGLKKGAYHYFMYKGAGNLNAEIERKFRINEHLVRHMIIKLGEDKHQADIVKEYKNPNHTQAAQVEGDEFGGSDDKDKKMHSKRKSCYFSATKSSPDWKNPKSYSWLVNEFGKISPARITGLTPTFQRRANEAIKRGRNMLLISYQSNETAR from the coding sequence ATGATCTACGAAACGGCTTTCGTCGTTCGCCCTGACGCATCTGAGGAAGTTGTAGCTTCCATCAAGAACTCTCTTGCTGAAACTTTCAAAGAGTTCGGTGCAGAAGTTCTAGTTAACGATTCATGGGGAGTGAAGACTTTCGCTCAACCAACAGAATCAGGTCTTAAGAAAGGTGCTTACCACTATTTCATGTACAAAGGTGCTGGTAACCTTAACGCAGAAATCGAGCGTAAGTTCCGTATTAACGAACACCTTGTACGTCACATGATCATCAAGCTAGGTGAAGATAAGCACCAAGCTGATATCGTTAAAGAGTACAAGAACCCTAATCACACTCAAGCTGCTCAAGTTGAAGGTGACGAGTTCGGCGGTTCAGACGATAAAGACAAGAAAATGCACTCTAAGCGCAAGTCTTGTTACTTCTCTGCAACTAAGTCTTCACCAGACTGGAAAAACCCTAAGTCTTACTCATGGCTAGTTAACGAGTTCGGAAAAATTTCTCCAGCTCGCATCACAGGCCTTACACCGACTTTCCAGCGTCGTGCAAACGAAGCTATTAAGCGCGGTCGTAACATGCTTCTTATCAGCTACCAATCTAACGAAACTGCTCGTTAA
- a CDS encoding Lnb N-terminal periplasmic domain-containing protein: MHFNTDQHPQCKFPARFKLLKENSTESFPTSKCPAYDEWLATLDPQGASLVFAGNYPDNPGSIFGHTFLKVKTSSHSRLQSKGKQHSEILDYALNYAAAVDDTGSFMYAMKGIFGGYYGFFSMDPYYVKINDYSEGEGRDIWEYELAFDQKDAQFLLAHFWEVRYQAKFKYYFLDDNCSFLVLKLIDATKPEWKVVTSDPPYVIPIETVKELKEFPGAIKSTHYRPSVRKKAENSYKNLNPIQKHETIKLLHHELSPAKITDANVLNTVVLSLFSKRSKNNGALSTEDKLLQDGTLIQLSTLDTSKLTSEVENQGDPSKSHKVKQVGLGFGYQQKAYGELSFRPGLHDMTDFQRGYLDYSELEVADIHARIKEDQFTIHNIDLFNLGLYRPTSLQENSFSWRTRWAYQNQSQIFCEFCKSVYGEAAVGYAYHLYPKLLTYIMFGGFLNAGAIDTHELKSGGMSEIGTISNFTEKTRLLFAISSYLNLTNTTSGRTLYRVSVQGTYNIDKDIDVNLTSHSGLQLSGSEKFESDVQASIDFHF; this comes from the coding sequence GTGCATTTCAACACTGATCAGCATCCTCAATGTAAGTTCCCTGCCCGTTTCAAATTATTAAAAGAGAACTCTACGGAAAGTTTTCCGACTTCAAAATGCCCAGCTTATGACGAATGGCTCGCGACCCTTGACCCACAAGGCGCCTCGCTCGTATTTGCCGGCAACTATCCGGACAATCCTGGCTCGATTTTTGGACATACTTTTTTAAAAGTTAAAACCAGTTCTCATTCAAGATTACAATCCAAGGGGAAACAGCATTCAGAGATTCTGGATTACGCCCTTAACTATGCGGCCGCAGTGGATGATACTGGCAGCTTTATGTATGCCATGAAGGGCATCTTCGGAGGCTACTACGGTTTTTTCTCCATGGATCCCTACTACGTTAAAATTAATGATTATAGTGAAGGTGAAGGAAGAGACATTTGGGAATATGAACTGGCATTCGACCAAAAAGACGCTCAGTTCCTGCTCGCTCACTTCTGGGAAGTCAGATATCAGGCCAAGTTTAAATACTACTTTTTAGATGATAATTGCTCGTTCCTGGTTCTAAAATTGATCGATGCGACCAAACCTGAATGGAAAGTCGTCACATCAGATCCTCCCTACGTGATCCCAATCGAAACGGTTAAAGAGCTCAAAGAATTTCCAGGAGCGATTAAATCAACTCATTACAGACCTTCGGTCAGAAAGAAGGCCGAAAACTCTTACAAGAACCTGAATCCAATTCAGAAGCATGAAACGATTAAACTTCTTCATCACGAACTTAGCCCGGCCAAGATTACGGATGCGAACGTTCTCAACACCGTGGTCCTCTCCCTTTTCTCTAAACGCAGTAAAAATAATGGGGCACTTTCAACGGAAGATAAGTTACTTCAAGATGGTACCTTGATTCAACTTTCAACTCTGGATACTTCTAAACTAACAAGTGAGGTCGAAAATCAAGGTGACCCCTCGAAGAGTCACAAAGTTAAACAAGTGGGACTTGGATTTGGGTATCAGCAGAAGGCCTATGGAGAACTTAGCTTCAGACCCGGTCTTCACGATATGACGGACTTTCAGCGTGGTTATCTGGATTATTCGGAATTAGAAGTCGCAGATATTCATGCTCGTATTAAAGAAGACCAGTTCACCATTCATAACATTGATCTATTTAATTTGGGTCTCTATCGCCCAACCTCTCTTCAGGAAAATTCCTTTTCATGGAGAACTCGCTGGGCCTATCAAAACCAATCACAAATTTTCTGTGAGTTTTGCAAGAGTGTTTATGGGGAAGCGGCCGTTGGCTACGCCTACCATCTTTATCCCAAGCTCCTTACCTACATCATGTTTGGTGGTTTCTTGAATGCCGGGGCCATTGATACTCATGAACTAAAGTCTGGAGGAATGAGTGAGATCGGAACGATCTCCAATTTCACAGAAAAAACCAGGCTATTATTTGCCATCTCTTCCTACTTAAATCTCACGAATACTACTTCTGGGAGAACACTCTACAGAGTCTCAGTCCAGGGAACTTACAACATTGATAAAGACATTGATGTGAATCTAACTTCACACTCAGGACTTCAGTTATCTGGATCCGAGAAGTTTGAAAGTGACGTTCAGGCCTCAATTGACTTCCATTTTTAG
- a CDS encoding DUF3015 family protein — MKYILVALIALQVSTVFADNSSGCGMGWKVTKSMTTSGSSTRTTTNGTFSNTFGMTSGTSGCDYHSLVLQDKNKLHFMESNLIPMKYEVAVGSGERLDAFGMMMGCKQESLGHFKSVMKKNTPQIFGHNNSPSVIIEEMEKIISTDSSLGVGCLI; from the coding sequence ATGAAATATATCCTCGTAGCTTTGATCGCATTGCAAGTTTCAACAGTATTTGCTGATAACAGTTCTGGCTGTGGAATGGGCTGGAAAGTGACGAAGAGTATGACGACATCAGGTTCTTCAACTCGTACCACGACTAATGGCACGTTCTCGAATACTTTTGGTATGACTTCCGGGACAAGCGGTTGCGACTATCACTCACTCGTTCTTCAGGACAAAAACAAATTACATTTCATGGAATCAAATCTTATTCCTATGAAATATGAAGTTGCTGTTGGTTCAGGCGAACGTCTGGATGCATTCGGAATGATGATGGGTTGTAAGCAGGAAAGCCTGGGTCATTTCAAATCAGTTATGAAGAAAAACACTCCTCAGATTTTTGGTCACAATAATTCTCCATCTGTTATCATTGAAGAGATGGAGAAAATTATTTCTACTGATTCATCGCTAGGTGTTGGCTGTTTAATCTAA
- the dnaB gene encoding replicative DNA helicase, whose protein sequence is MAGPNELPHDLSAEKALLGCLLIDNSSFDEISDVNLMPDDFYHPQYGIIFSVIKDLHMESMPFDIVTVSSKLNDHGKLEKVGGQGALVAICDEIGSAANVEYYAQMIKEKSMLREVVRTATRVMQTGTNFTGNVADFMQEVEAGFFKLTAQTKNNKMIPLKQALYENLKELEKPARAKGEIMGVSTGFGSIDRSLLGLQPGQLVLIAARPGMGKTAFALNWAVAAAKQTNMAVAVFSYEMMYAELSMRLLSSEAGVDSRKLKTKEFNEMDLRQISNAVQKLSNLKLYINDSGATNLMDIRSYCRKLKAEQGLAMIIVDYLQIMPMHVKKQNREQEIAELSRGFKMLANELEIPVVALSQLNRTAASRTDRRPQLQDLRESGSLEQDANIVCLIHREDYYDPQTPKKGIAEIIIAKNRNGEPGTVELAWIGSQTKFADLAPQKTEQ, encoded by the coding sequence ATGGCCGGACCGAACGAACTTCCTCACGATTTAAGCGCTGAAAAAGCACTCCTTGGATGTCTATTAATCGACAACTCAAGCTTCGATGAGATTTCGGACGTAAACCTGATGCCGGATGATTTCTATCATCCTCAGTACGGAATTATCTTCTCGGTCATTAAAGACCTTCACATGGAATCGATGCCTTTTGACATCGTGACTGTGTCCTCTAAATTAAACGATCACGGAAAGCTTGAGAAAGTGGGCGGACAAGGTGCTCTTGTTGCCATCTGTGATGAGATCGGTTCTGCGGCGAACGTTGAATACTATGCCCAGATGATCAAAGAAAAAAGCATGCTTCGTGAAGTGGTGAGAACTGCGACTCGAGTGATGCAAACTGGAACGAACTTCACTGGTAACGTTGCAGACTTCATGCAGGAAGTGGAAGCTGGCTTCTTTAAACTAACTGCTCAAACTAAAAACAATAAAATGATCCCTTTAAAGCAGGCGCTTTACGAGAACTTAAAAGAACTCGAAAAGCCGGCCCGTGCTAAGGGTGAAATCATGGGTGTATCGACGGGCTTTGGTTCCATCGACAGATCTCTTCTTGGTCTTCAACCAGGTCAGCTAGTTCTTATTGCTGCTCGTCCTGGTATGGGTAAGACTGCTTTCGCACTTAACTGGGCGGTGGCGGCCGCTAAGCAAACCAATATGGCGGTGGCGGTGTTCTCTTACGAGATGATGTACGCCGAGCTTTCTATGCGTCTTCTTTCGTCAGAAGCAGGTGTGGATTCAAGAAAACTCAAAACCAAAGAATTTAATGAAATGGATTTGAGACAAATCTCAAATGCCGTTCAGAAGCTTTCAAACTTAAAGCTTTATATCAATGACTCTGGTGCCACGAACCTGATGGATATTCGTTCTTACTGCCGTAAATTAAAAGCGGAGCAGGGACTAGCTATGATCATCGTGGACTACTTACAGATCATGCCAATGCACGTGAAGAAGCAAAACCGTGAACAGGAAATTGCCGAACTTTCGCGTGGATTTAAAATGCTCGCCAACGAACTGGAAATTCCAGTGGTGGCACTTTCGCAGCTTAACCGTACCGCTGCTTCTCGTACTGACCGTCGTCCGCAACTTCAGGATCTTCGAGAGTCTGGTTCACTTGAACAAGATGCCAACATCGTGTGTCTGATTCACCGTGAAGATTACTACGATCCTCAGACTCCTAAGAAGGGTATCGCGGAAATCATCATCGCTAAAAACCGTAACGGTGAACCGGGTACGGTTGAATTAGCATGGATCGGTTCGCAGACGAAGTTTGCTGATCTTGCTCCCCAAAAAACTGAGCAGTAA